One window of Streptomyces sp. NBC_00273 genomic DNA carries:
- the glyA gene encoding serine hydroxymethyltransferase, with product MSVITQPTDLLRAQDPQMADVLAGERQRQSETLQMIAAENFTSSAVLAALGSALANKYAEGYPGARHHGGCEYADLAERTAVERAKALFGAEHANVQPHSGSSAVLAAYAALLRPGDTVLAMGLPYGGHLTHGSPANFSGRWFDFVGYGVDAGTGLIDYRQVQRLAHAHRPKAIVCGSISYPRHPEYSAFREIADEVGAYLIVDAAHPIGLVAGGAAPSPVPYADVVCATTHKVLRGPRGGMVLCGAEYAERIDRAVFPFTQGGAQMHTIAAKAVAFGEAARPAFTTYAHRVVANARVLAGALQEHGFTLTTGGTDTHLITADPAPLGVDGPTARGRLAAAGIVLDTCALPYGDQRGIRLGTAAVTTQGMGEAEMVRIGALFAAALDGDGVKTRTEVGELTAGFPPYRE from the coding sequence ATGAGCGTCATCACCCAGCCCACGGACCTGCTGCGCGCGCAGGACCCGCAGATGGCCGACGTACTGGCCGGGGAGCGGCAGCGGCAGTCCGAGACGTTGCAGATGATCGCCGCGGAGAACTTCACCTCGAGCGCCGTGCTCGCCGCGCTCGGGTCCGCGCTCGCCAACAAGTACGCCGAGGGGTACCCCGGCGCCCGGCACCACGGCGGGTGCGAGTACGCCGATCTGGCCGAGCGGACCGCCGTGGAGCGGGCCAAGGCGCTCTTCGGGGCCGAGCACGCCAACGTGCAGCCGCACTCCGGCTCCTCCGCGGTCCTGGCCGCGTACGCCGCCCTGCTGCGGCCGGGGGACACCGTGCTGGCGATGGGCCTCCCGTACGGCGGACACCTCACCCACGGGTCGCCCGCCAACTTCTCCGGGCGGTGGTTCGACTTCGTCGGCTACGGCGTCGACGCCGGGACGGGCCTCATCGACTACCGGCAGGTCCAGCGCCTGGCCCACGCGCACCGCCCCAAGGCGATCGTGTGCGGCTCCATCTCCTACCCCCGCCACCCCGAGTACTCGGCCTTCCGGGAGATCGCCGACGAGGTCGGGGCCTACCTGATCGTGGACGCCGCCCATCCGATCGGGCTGGTGGCCGGCGGGGCCGCGCCCAGCCCCGTCCCGTACGCCGACGTCGTCTGCGCGACCACGCACAAGGTGCTGCGCGGCCCGCGCGGGGGCATGGTGCTGTGCGGCGCCGAGTACGCGGAGCGCATCGACCGGGCGGTGTTCCCCTTCACCCAGGGCGGGGCCCAGATGCACACCATCGCCGCCAAGGCCGTGGCCTTCGGCGAGGCGGCCCGGCCGGCCTTCACCACGTACGCGCACCGGGTCGTCGCCAATGCCCGGGTCCTGGCGGGCGCGCTCCAGGAGCACGGGTTCACCCTCACCACCGGCGGCACCGACACCCATCTGATCACCGCCGATCCGGCGCCGCTCGGCGTGGACGGCCCGACCGCCCGCGGCCGGCTGGCCGCCGCCGGGATCGTGCTGGACACCTGCGCCCTCCCGTACGGGGACCAGCGCGGCATCCGGCTGGGAACGGCCGCCGTGACCACCCAGGGGATGGGTGAGGCGGAGATGGTCCGGATCGGGGCGTTGTTCGCCGCGGCGCTCGACGGAGATGGCGTGAAAACGCGTACGGAGGTCGGCGAGCTCACGGCGGGATTTCCCCCTTACAGAGAGTGA